The Ciona intestinalis unplaced genomic scaffold, KH HT000274.1, whole genome shotgun sequence nucleotide sequence ACAACTTATCAGAGCTCGTACCTCACGTAAACCAATAGCTGTGCGTTCTTTCCAATGTCGGTTGACTCATCGAGTTGATAGCTCCACTTTCCCGCTTTCTTCATTCGGGCAACCACTTGGTCTTTTATATTCAGTGAAAGGTCTCCGATACGACTTTTGACTGTGTTATTCGATAGCGAGATGGACTGCAATTTCGATGCCACGTCGTTACCGCACACGAGTTTGGCCATGTCAATGGCTGCAGGTTTAACGAGTTCTTCTCCAATTGTGTGCGGTTTCATCTCTTTACCTATGCGTAGCGCGACCACGTACGATGCCAGCGTGGCTTGCTTGGAGACTAACAGCGCTGTATTCGTTGTTGAGCAAAATCGGTTTCGTTTTAGTTCCACTTCTCGGTGCTGAAAATAAACACGATTCTTTTCTACATGTTGCGGGTGATTTGTTTCTAAATGtcttttcaatttgtttttcttcataGACTGGTTCGATAACACTGCATAACACATCACACATTGTGGCTTCGCAGTACCATGATCATTGATAGAAGTGAACCCCAAACTTAAAAATTCTGGCTTGTAAGAATATTTGCTCATCCTGAAACGCTAATTTTTAGCAATACAATCTGCAATGCGCTACTTTCCAGTAAATTACTGTACGactgttgtaaataaatatgcaaTGACATATGCTCACTCTTAAACGCTATTTTTTAGCAATAAAATCTGCAATGCAATGTGCTTCTTCAGTAACTTACTGTAGgactgttataaataaatctgCAATGacataatgatgtcataatccaGCTTGGCGCAACAGGACCGTAAATAGGTACATTTTATGTCTGTTAACGGACACTAATTTGAGcgcatttttatgtttaaaatttaatttaataagcAGAACGCGTGCACTATTAAGAAAGAAaaagcgagtgtttctttatcgatGATCAGGAGCAGACGCGTCCACTATTTAGAGAAAAAAAggcgagtgtttctttatcgatGATCAGGAGCAGACGCGTCCGCTATTTAGAGAGAAAAggcgagtgtttctttataaacAATCGGGAGCAGACGCGCGCACTTTTAAAGGAGAAAAAGcgagtgtttttttattaatttgcgtgcctttttttcgttttttttttaatttacgcCCATGCGCGACCCTTTTTCAACCCTGTGCGACCCATGTTTGGGTCGCGACCCAtactttgggaaccactgtcATACATAGTGAACCAAGATGACGGAACAACATTTCACCGTTGCTACCAGTGATGTTTCATCTACTCCTATAACCATACTCACCAACAATAACAAAAGGtactttgttttttctaaCAAACTTGGacattattaaacataaagcgATCTGCATTTTTACACCTGGTAGACCATGTACATAATGATGCAAGACTGCTGTAAAACACTGGTAGAAAAGGTACTTACACatgctgtaaatatttttgtaaaagctTTAAGTTATGCTATCTATGCAATTAAAAGCATCGCGTTATGGTTTaagaaaaaatcttaaaacacTAACTTCttttttggtttgttgtttatgcaattgaaaaataaaagatcaatttgaattttaaaacagtgtatttattttctttttcgtTTATCCTGTGGCGTATCGCATACAGATGTCCAGGCATTTTTCTTCCCATGGGTTGTGCTTACATTGGtgcctttaatttttttaataactttgcGTACGGTAATATGTTGAATCCCGTACGCAGCTTCAGAGGCATCAGGATTTTCTGATCGTCTTCCTAGCTGACGctgtataataatatattattcattACATTTCAAACATATTGAATAGTTGCACAACTTGATTTCCAAAAAATGCTTCTAAAATGTCCTGACTAAAAGAATGCAGGCAAACATAATCAAGACATTGTAACAGCCTGCGAGATAATtcgataattttttttgtggtaaacaacAACCCCTCCAGAGTTGGTCGGGCCATTAATCGTGTCTTCTCCTGGGTGGTTCACTTCAACATCATTCTGAAATGGTAAAGTTTTCTAAATTAGATAAAAAGAATACCTTGGAAATACgtaacaaataaatagaacAAGTAAGCAACCTTCCATTTTAGCAACTTTTTAATGAACGTCTCTTGTAACCACTCCAACCTTGTGTCTGAACAGTTGCGAATGGGGAAACTTGTACTGCAATTAATTATTTCAAACCATCTGCAAAGCATTATATTGAGTTATTCATGATCTACCAATGCAGAAGGCATAATAACtaattaaattcatttactTTGAAAACATCAAAACAAAGTCAGATGTTCCTTTTTCTGCTGGAATAACACTTAAACACTGCCCAACACGCCAACTCAAAACATCCTTAGCTAAGTTAACTTTAATATCTGCACAAATAATTAATACATAAATTTTCAAGTTAGGATAAGTAATACTCGTTGTACTTTTGCTGTATGGTGTAAGTTTAGTCCTGAAGAATTTAGGATTGGTGACTTTGCATCCACTTCATATAATTTAACAATGTCTGTCCACAGTATATCCTCACCATTGATATTCATATATCGTGTGGCACCAGGCTTTGATGACAACAGTGAGTTGCGAACAGTCTGCAATTTATAATTCCCTATTTGCTGCTATTATTTTCTACAGTTAGTTTTTATGtaagataaaaatgaatacCTTTAACAAACGGCATGGGTCTGAACATAAGTAGATGGGTCGATGTGGTGCATTTGGATTTGGAGCAGTAAATGTTCCATCTAGGGGGACCTGGTTACCACTTATTAGTTTAAACCTGCGATTAAGTGACAGTCCATCTGCAACTACAGCATGAATCTGCCGACCTCTCTTTTCACAATCAGAGAGCAGCTCCCAAAAAATTAATGACATTCGGTAGGCTGCAGcagaaaactgaaaaaatattgaaatgtttagttttgtatAAAGGGCTTTTGATTTGTGATTACAAAGCTAATAAAATGTGAGTTGCAAGATTTGGATTTATAGACTGTTCAACAGTTTCAAGCTCAGCAAACCCGAATAACTACATTCTCCTGaactttaaacataataaatacGAGGTTAAACcactgtttatattttaaacaactcagTTACTAGCTCACTTTTCATTTCATCTAATGTaatgaaacaaattaattgATTGTTTTCCTTTGCTACACGATCTATTTCAGCaattgtagttttgtttaaacctgTTGTAGCAGGAATGCAATTTCTGTATTGGTTTTTAAAAGATACCAGCTAATTACATCTGTAAGGACACACAAAGCCACACGTTCTATTTCAGCAATTgcagttttgtttaaacctgTTGTAGCAGGAATGCAATTTCTGTAATGGTTTTTAAAAGATACCAACAAATTACATCTGTAAGACACACAAATCTGTAACTTTTAATGGTGGAGACGGaggaaagaaataaaatattgctttgTCTTATATGGTCATTAGCAGCAGGTGAACAGCATAAAAGTTCAATAGCCCATCTGATTACATCCGGGTGATATCTTCTTGCGTGTGTTGAAACTGAGGCATtttgaatttgatttttataaaacatcttTTGACATTCATCAAGGTTATTCACTTCTTCATTAAAAACAGCCTAAATCATGtcaaaaagattaaataaaatacagaaattGTCAAGAATACACAGAAATTTAACCCACTTTATTCATGCACTTCATCGTTCACTTCCACCGCATCTTTTCTGCTAAAGCCACTGTAATTTAAGCAAGCCTGACAGGCAGGAACTTCATCACAGTGCTGGTCAACTtcataatacaaacaaatttaatattttatagcaATATAACAACGTGTATATTATCAGCTTACCGATAATAT carries:
- the LOC108950570 gene encoding zinc finger BED domain-containing protein 5-like; its protein translation is MSKYSYKPEFLSLGFTSINDHGTAKPQCVMCYAVLSNQSMKKNKLKRHLETNHPQHVEKNRVYFQHREVELKRNRFCSTTNTALLVSKQATLASYVVALRIGKEMKPHTIGEELVKPAAIDMAKLVCGNDVASKLQSISLSNNTVKSRIGDLSLNIKDQVVARMKKAGKWSYQLDESTDIGKNAQLLVYVRYEGDKNLEEEFLFCKTLETTTTGADIFNVVDNFQQKEGIHWENCFSLCTDGLCTDLCTDLCTDVKTLLRNICLRIFQK